In Pristiophorus japonicus isolate sPriJap1 chromosome 2, sPriJap1.hap1, whole genome shotgun sequence, one genomic interval encodes:
- the lsm6 gene encoding U6 snRNA-associated Sm-like protein LSm6 isoform X1: MKGLSAEGYKMSLRKQTPSDFLKQIIGRPVVVKLNSGVDYRGVLACLDGYMNIALEQTEEYVNGQLKNKYGDAFIRGNNVLYISTQKRRL; the protein is encoded by the exons ATGAAAG GTCTATCAGCCGAAGGATACAAAATGAGCCTGCGAAAGCAAACGCCCAGCGATTTTCTGAAACAGATCATAGGGAGACCAGTGGTGGTCAAACTGAACTCGGGCGTAGATTATCGAG GTGTTTTGGCTTGTCTGGATGGGTATATGAATATAGCATTGGAACAAACAGAAGAATATGTAAATGGTCAACTTAAGAACAAGTACGGAGATGCATTTATTCGAGGCAACAATG tgTTGTATATAAGCACACAGAAGAGAAGACTTTAG
- the lsm6 gene encoding U6 snRNA-associated Sm-like protein LSm6 isoform X2: MSLRKQTPSDFLKQIIGRPVVVKLNSGVDYRGVLACLDGYMNIALEQTEEYVNGQLKNKYGDAFIRGNNVLYISTQKRRL, translated from the exons ATGAGCCTGCGAAAGCAAACGCCCAGCGATTTTCTGAAACAGATCATAGGGAGACCAGTGGTGGTCAAACTGAACTCGGGCGTAGATTATCGAG GTGTTTTGGCTTGTCTGGATGGGTATATGAATATAGCATTGGAACAAACAGAAGAATATGTAAATGGTCAACTTAAGAACAAGTACGGAGATGCATTTATTCGAGGCAACAATG tgTTGTATATAAGCACACAGAAGAGAAGACTTTAG